The Blautia hydrogenotrophica DSM 10507 genome window below encodes:
- a CDS encoding ABC transporter ATP-binding protein, with protein sequence MVQSENILKVENLYVSYDNVNIVRNISFDLKKQEFLGIVGESGCGKTTLLRALMMLKRRGNSMKGRLLFQGKDLTKFSEEELRILRGEGISMIPQNAFAAMDSTKTISSFFHETVQMHSSQKVARKDSDRLASDLMKKLLLQDTERILKSYPFELSGGMCQRVMIAAAMLNSPKLILGDEPTSALDVTSQLQVIRELELLKREYDISMIMISHNVGVISRIADTIAIMYGGRMVEYGTRDDIIKDSVHPYTKALLAAVPDREGNISKGLPGLPPVFEEGMSSCPFAPRCAYCQKRCETQLPEDVTLGGRHRVQCFRAKELQNGTA encoded by the coding sequence ATGGTACAATCTGAAAATATATTAAAAGTAGAGAATTTATATGTATCTTATGACAATGTAAATATTGTGAGAAACATCAGCTTTGATTTGAAGAAACAGGAATTTCTGGGAATCGTGGGTGAGAGCGGCTGTGGAAAGACGACGCTGCTGCGTGCACTGATGATGCTGAAGCGCAGAGGGAATTCCATGAAAGGAAGGCTTCTTTTTCAGGGGAAAGACTTGACTAAATTCAGTGAGGAGGAGCTGAGAATTCTCCGGGGAGAGGGCATCTCAATGATTCCCCAGAATGCGTTTGCGGCGATGGATAGCACAAAGACGATTTCTTCTTTTTTCCATGAGACGGTTCAGATGCACAGCTCCCAGAAGGTTGCGCGCAAAGACAGCGATAGACTGGCGTCAGATCTGATGAAGAAGCTGCTACTTCAGGATACAGAGAGAATCTTGAAATCCTATCCCTTTGAGTTAAGCGGAGGGATGTGCCAGAGGGTCATGATTGCAGCTGCGATGCTGAACAGTCCTAAGCTGATTTTGGGAGATGAACCCACCAGTGCGTTGGATGTCACCAGCCAGCTTCAGGTGATCCGCGAATTGGAGTTGCTAAAGAGAGAGTATGATATTTCCATGATTATGATCTCTCACAATGTGGGAGTGATTTCTAGGATTGCAGATACCATAGCGATTATGTATGGAGGACGGATGGTAGAGTATGGAACACGTGACGATATCATAAAGGATTCCGTGCATCCTTATACGAAAGCTCTGCTGGCTGCGGTTCCGGACCGAGAAGGAAATATCTCGAAAGGGCTTCCTGGTCTTCCACCTGTGTTTGAGGAAGGCATGTCTTCTTGTCCTTTTGCGCCCAGGTGTGCTTACTGTCAGAAACGATGCGAAACGCAGCTTCCTGAAGATGTGACACTGGGAGGCAGACACAGAGTACAGTGTTTTAGAGCAAAGGAGCTGCAAAATGGAACTGCTTAA
- a CDS encoding ABC transporter substrate-binding protein: protein MKKRFAVLLAMTLAATTLFAGCGGSEEEKAGQKADTEEKSSDTAGDNIVVVADTQASTSLDLAQSWDSWYTTRWGITETLYMLDENLEPYPWLAESCEMKDDTTWVITLRDDVTFQNGNKLTAESVKKCWERTAGINARFNEVLYIDKMTADGQTLTVTTTKKVPAFLNGLCEPLTGIIDVSAKEDLAVSPVGTGPFKAVSYDVKSKCVVEKYADYWGGEPKADGAQINIIGDTSTLAMAQQNGESDVSVSMPGSSMELFSDKSKYKVDGVPGSRGQIIYFNYDNEVLQQLEVRQAISMAIDKESYASVINKDASVSTIGLYPDFMAYGASKGEGYEYDLEGAQKLLEDAGIKDSDGDGIREYNGENISLRLVTYSTKAELPMFCNELSSSAKKIGLDIQVEVYESVVEQQESGDFDLMMISSTMCPTGDPQYFADITLKSGGSGNYGGYSNEKVDELIEKLDVETDENRRTELAKEIQKEVLADAGYVVIGHAKYYYVMGADVKGLKTNPSEYYLLNKDVYVEN from the coding sequence ATGAAAAAAAGATTTGCGGTTTTGTTGGCAATGACACTTGCGGCCACGACACTTTTTGCAGGCTGCGGAGGTTCCGAGGAAGAAAAAGCTGGTCAGAAAGCCGATACCGAAGAAAAGAGTAGCGATACCGCAGGAGACAATATTGTGGTGGTGGCGGATACTCAGGCTTCTACGAGCCTGGACTTAGCGCAGAGCTGGGACAGCTGGTACACGACTCGTTGGGGAATCACAGAAACTTTATATATGTTGGATGAGAATCTAGAGCCGTATCCATGGCTGGCAGAAAGCTGTGAGATGAAGGATGATACCACCTGGGTGATTACTCTGCGTGATGATGTCACCTTCCAAAACGGCAACAAGTTGACAGCGGAAAGCGTGAAAAAATGCTGGGAGAGGACAGCCGGAATCAACGCCAGATTTAACGAAGTCTTGTATATTGATAAGATGACAGCCGATGGACAGACTCTGACGGTGACTACGACCAAAAAGGTTCCGGCTTTTTTGAATGGCCTGTGTGAACCTCTGACCGGCATCATTGATGTGAGTGCGAAGGAGGACCTAGCTGTCAGCCCTGTAGGCACCGGTCCGTTCAAGGCAGTGAGCTACGATGTGAAATCCAAGTGCGTCGTGGAAAAGTACGCGGATTACTGGGGCGGTGAGCCGAAAGCGGATGGAGCGCAGATTAACATCATCGGGGATACTAGTACCCTAGCGATGGCGCAGCAAAATGGAGAAAGCGATGTTTCTGTGAGTATGCCGGGTTCTAGCATGGAGCTGTTCTCTGACAAAAGTAAATACAAGGTGGACGGTGTTCCAGGCTCTAGAGGTCAGATTATCTATTTTAATTATGACAATGAGGTTTTGCAGCAGTTGGAGGTGCGACAGGCTATTAGCATGGCGATTGACAAGGAGAGTTATGCTTCTGTGATTAATAAAGACGCATCGGTATCCACGATTGGACTGTATCCAGACTTTATGGCTTATGGAGCTTCTAAAGGAGAAGGGTATGAGTATGACCTAGAGGGAGCTCAGAAGCTGCTGGAGGATGCGGGAATCAAAGATAGCGACGGTGATGGCATTCGTGAGTACAATGGCGAAAACATTTCTTTGAGGCTGGTGACTTACAGTACGAAGGCGGAGCTTCCGATGTTCTGTAATGAGCTTAGTTCTTCCGCAAAAAAAATTGGGCTTGATATCCAGGTGGAGGTGTACGAATCGGTTGTAGAGCAGCAGGAAAGCGGGGACTTTGATTTGATGATGATTAGCAGCACCATGTGCCCTACCGGTGATCCGCAGTACTTTGCAGATATCACACTGAAATCAGGAGGTAGTGGCAACTACGGCGGATATTCCAATGAGAAAGTGGATGAACTTATTGAAAAACTGGATGTGGAGACGGATGAGAATCGGAGGACAGAGTTGGCGAAGGAAATTCAAAAAGAGGTGCTGGCGGACGCAGGATATGTTGTGATCGGACATGCGAAGTATTACTATGTCATGGGTGCAGATGTGAAGGGATTAAAGACCAACCCGTCTGAATACTATCTACTCAATAAAGATGTGTATGTGGAAAACTGA
- a CDS encoding ABC transporter permease, with amino-acid sequence MGKKKNTKKNWSFHILVGMIVLLFLIAILAPVLAPNDPYSTDLTVAQIGPCSQYPLGTDNLGRCMLSRVLYGARISIFSSLLITFFVFCIGVTIGSLCGYFGGAVDAVLNKIITIMQAFPQIVLAIAITGILGIGIRNTIIALCMVLWVDYARLSRSFVYSIKGRTFIKAARICGESHLRILFRRIVPNIVYPLIVNASLGIASTIMEIAALSYLGVGVEEPQAEWGAMINLGRNYIQTDLKMVLIPGVAIFVTAAVFNLFGEKLRDRVR; translated from the coding sequence ATGGGGAAAAAGAAAAATACAAAGAAGAATTGGTCTTTCCATATTTTAGTAGGGATGATAGTGCTGCTGTTTTTGATTGCAATTCTTGCGCCAGTTCTCGCACCAAACGATCCTTATAGTACAGATTTAACGGTGGCACAGATTGGTCCATGTAGTCAATATCCATTGGGAACGGACAATCTGGGCCGCTGTATGCTGTCGAGAGTTTTGTATGGGGCGAGAATCTCCATATTTTCTAGTCTGCTGATTACGTTTTTCGTATTTTGTATCGGTGTGACCATTGGCTCCTTGTGTGGGTATTTCGGCGGGGCTGTGGATGCGGTTCTCAACAAGATTATTACAATCATGCAGGCTTTTCCTCAGATTGTCCTAGCGATTGCGATTACTGGAATCCTGGGAATCGGAATTCGCAACACGATTATTGCTCTATGCATGGTGTTGTGGGTGGACTATGCGAGACTGTCCAGGAGTTTTGTGTATTCTATTAAGGGGAGGACTTTCATTAAGGCAGCTAGAATCTGCGGAGAATCCCACCTGCGAATTCTTTTCAGAAGGATTGTACCGAATATTGTCTATCCGCTGATCGTGAATGCCAGTCTGGGAATTGCCTCGACGATTATGGAGATCGCTGCGCTTTCCTATCTAGGAGTTGGTGTGGAAGAACCTCAGGCTGAGTGGGGTGCGATGATTAATCTGGGAAGAAATTATATACAGACAGATCTGAAGATGGTATTGATTCCGGGAGTGGCGATTTTTGTGACGGCGGCTGTATTCAATCTGTTCGGGGAAAAACTAAGAGATAGAGTAAGGTAG
- a CDS encoding ABC transporter permease, protein MERAKTVGYKLLMQLLHFAIVLIGISFLTFSIMFLSPRNPAELWLAGSDGNLGTISEEAIERQEHIMGLDRPFLVQYGTWLGKALQGDLGTSFTYNTPVTEEIGKHMEPTLWMTAITLSVSILLAVPLGILCAVYKDRLLDNVMRGFSFFGISLPSFLVSIIFLWFFCIKLGWLPVVSEGGVKGVILPSAVLILQFVAKMTRQIRAIVLEQLEQPYVDGAVIRGVKYRNILFSHVLKNSAAPILTCISIYVGLAFGGSTVIEGIFSVDGLGRMVVSAVARLDIYVIQGFVLWVALIYLGVNFLVDILSAVIDPRIKYNQETGGKS, encoded by the coding sequence ATGGAGCGAGCTAAGACAGTGGGCTATAAGCTTCTTATGCAGTTACTCCATTTCGCGATAGTGCTGATCGGAATTTCTTTTCTGACCTTTTCCATTATGTTTTTATCTCCCAGAAATCCAGCAGAGCTATGGTTGGCCGGCTCAGACGGCAATCTGGGAACGATCTCTGAGGAAGCCATTGAGAGGCAGGAGCATATTATGGGCTTGGACAGACCTTTTCTGGTACAATATGGTACCTGGCTAGGCAAAGCGCTGCAAGGAGACCTGGGAACTTCTTTTACCTACAATACACCAGTGACAGAGGAGATTGGAAAGCATATGGAGCCTACCCTTTGGATGACGGCTATTACCTTGTCTGTTTCCATCCTTTTGGCAGTTCCGTTGGGAATTTTGTGTGCGGTGTATAAGGACCGGCTGTTGGATAACGTGATGAGGGGCTTTTCCTTTTTCGGAATCTCTCTTCCTTCTTTTTTAGTATCTATTATTTTCCTGTGGTTTTTTTGTATTAAGCTGGGATGGCTGCCAGTGGTGTCAGAAGGGGGAGTAAAGGGAGTCATCTTGCCATCGGCAGTGTTGATTTTACAGTTTGTGGCGAAGATGACCCGGCAGATTCGAGCAATCGTCCTGGAGCAGCTGGAGCAGCCCTACGTGGACGGAGCGGTGATTCGGGGCGTGAAGTATCGAAATATTTTATTTTCTCATGTTCTAAAGAACAGTGCGGCGCCAATTTTGACCTGTATCAGCATTTACGTAGGATTAGCTTTCGGCGGTTCCACCGTGATTGAGGGGATTTTTTCCGTGGACGGTCTGGGAAGAATGGTCGTCAGTGCTGTGGCTCGTCTTGACATCTATGTAATTCAGGGCTTTGTACTTTGGGTGGCGTTGATCTATTTGGGAGTTAATTTCCTCGTGGATATTCTGTCGGCTGTGATTGATCCGAGAATCAAATATAATCAGGAGACAGGAGGGAAAAGCTAA
- a CDS encoding class I SAM-dependent methyltransferase, with protein sequence MNIGLNRQMRFEDVQEASMNNYWNERSSSYSEMNMRQFYSEQKNTWEWMIFSRVKEDRPLNVLDIGTGPGFFAILAALRGHKVTAVDMNGKMLVNARKNARRAGVQVNFQQVGHELPFPEKSFDLILSRDVTWTLTEPEKQLRTWVRILKEEGTLLYFDAEWNFHLRNQECFDKWQEAKKAMEEKGLEFYSKAEELDQIAATLPMTYRKRPEWDAQFWRGEKMQCSVHENLNSVIFNEEEQLRYQLHPVFLVEVRR encoded by the coding sequence ATGAATATAGGTTTGAACAGACAGATGAGATTTGAAGATGTACAGGAAGCTTCCATGAATAATTATTGGAATGAACGTTCTTCTAGCTACAGTGAGATGAATATGCGGCAGTTTTATAGTGAACAAAAGAATACCTGGGAATGGATGATTTTCTCTCGGGTGAAAGAAGACAGGCCATTGAATGTACTGGATATTGGGACGGGACCAGGATTTTTTGCTATTTTGGCCGCCCTTCGTGGACACAAGGTGACAGCGGTGGACATGAATGGAAAGATGCTTGTGAATGCGAGAAAAAATGCCAGGAGGGCTGGTGTGCAGGTGAATTTTCAGCAGGTGGGGCACGAACTTCCATTTCCAGAAAAAAGCTTTGATTTAATTCTATCTAGGGATGTGACCTGGACATTGACGGAGCCGGAGAAGCAGCTGAGGACTTGGGTTAGAATTCTAAAGGAAGAGGGGACCCTGCTTTATTTTGATGCGGAATGGAATTTTCATTTGAGAAACCAGGAGTGTTTTGACAAGTGGCAAGAGGCCAAGAAAGCGATGGAAGAAAAAGGACTGGAATTCTATTCAAAGGCAGAAGAGTTAGATCAGATTGCAGCCACGTTGCCGATGACCTACCGGAAACGCCCAGAGTGGGATGCTCAGTTTTGGAGAGGAGAAAAAATGCAGTGCAGTGTTCATGAGAATCTAAATTCTGTCATTTTTAATGAGGAAGAACAGCTGCGTTATCAGCTGCACCCGGTATTTCTGGTGGAAGTAAGGAGGTAG
- a CDS encoding ABC transporter ATP-binding protein encodes MQIEARNVSFRYGEKSPWILKDVSLKVEEGERVGLIGPSGYGKSTLVKILAGYLRPLEGEILLDGKPLPEKGISPVQLIYQHPEKAINPRWKMKKVLEESGMCREEVMDALGIEREWLQRYPRELSGGELQRFCVARSLFHGTHFLFADEMSTMLDVITQAQIWNLMLKEVTQRRLGLLMVTHNSNLAKRVCTRMVDLSEINHKEERTSM; translated from the coding sequence ATGCAGATTGAAGCCAGAAACGTAAGTTTTCGCTATGGAGAGAAATCTCCGTGGATTTTAAAGGATGTGAGCTTAAAGGTGGAGGAAGGGGAGAGAGTTGGCCTGATAGGACCCAGCGGTTATGGAAAAAGCACTCTGGTAAAAATCTTGGCCGGATATTTAAGGCCTTTGGAGGGTGAAATACTCCTGGATGGAAAGCCACTTCCGGAGAAAGGTATCTCACCGGTGCAACTGATCTATCAGCACCCGGAGAAGGCCATCAATCCCAGATGGAAAATGAAGAAGGTGCTAGAGGAGTCCGGTATGTGCAGGGAGGAGGTTATGGATGCCCTGGGGATTGAGCGAGAGTGGCTGCAAAGATATCCCAGAGAACTGTCTGGCGGAGAATTACAGCGATTCTGTGTGGCCAGATCACTGTTTCATGGTACACATTTTCTCTTTGCAGATGAGATGAGCACGATGCTGGATGTGATTACTCAGGCACAGATTTGGAATCTGATGCTGAAGGAAGTGACACAGAGGCGGCTGGGACTTTTGATGGTGACCCACAACAGCAATCTGGCAAAGAGGGTCTGCACGCGGATGGTCGATTTATCTGAGATTAACCATAAAGAAGAGAGAACGTCCATGTAA
- a CDS encoding ABC transporter ATP-binding protein, translated as MRKDVILSVKDLSVSFRMYDRGLEQYDLQVISNLTLDVRPGEIVAIAGSSGSGKSLLAHAVMGLLPGNATISGEITYQGKVINQKQKEQLRGKELALVPQSVAYLDPLMRVDVQVRGAKPDQQIVQAQKEIFRRFHLDEKTEKLYPFQLSGGMARRILVSTAVLSGAQVIIADEPTPGLDLEMALEALKIFRELADEGKAVILITHDIDLAFHIADRIAVFYAGTTVEMAAAQDFIKGPKALRHPYSKALWEALPQNGFKPIPGFQPYARNLPKGCLFSPRCPHKTAECEKIIPMTEVRGGYVRCIHAD; from the coding sequence ATGAGAAAAGACGTGATTTTATCAGTAAAAGATTTGTCGGTATCCTTCCGGATGTATGACAGAGGCCTGGAGCAGTATGATCTCCAGGTGATTTCCAACCTGACGCTGGATGTGCGCCCGGGAGAGATTGTGGCCATTGCAGGTTCTAGTGGTTCTGGAAAAAGTCTTTTGGCTCACGCTGTCATGGGTCTGCTTCCGGGGAACGCTACGATCTCAGGAGAGATTACCTATCAGGGAAAAGTGATTAATCAAAAGCAGAAGGAGCAGCTGAGGGGGAAAGAACTGGCTTTGGTACCTCAATCGGTGGCTTATCTGGACCCGTTGATGCGAGTGGATGTTCAAGTCAGGGGAGCAAAACCTGACCAGCAGATTGTGCAGGCACAAAAAGAAATTTTTCGGAGATTCCATCTGGATGAAAAGACGGAGAAGTTATACCCCTTTCAGCTTTCTGGAGGAATGGCAAGGCGTATTTTAGTCTCTACCGCAGTGCTTAGTGGCGCTCAGGTTATTATTGCCGATGAACCGACCCCGGGACTGGATTTGGAGATGGCCCTGGAGGCTTTGAAAATCTTTCGGGAGTTGGCCGATGAGGGGAAAGCCGTCATTTTGATTACCCATGACATTGATCTGGCTTTTCATATTGCGGACCGAATTGCTGTGTTCTATGCGGGAACCACCGTGGAGATGGCGGCGGCCCAGGATTTCATAAAAGGACCGAAGGCTCTGCGCCATCCTTATTCTAAGGCGCTGTGGGAAGCGCTTCCCCAGAATGGCTTTAAACCAATTCCAGGCTTCCAGCCCTATGCCAGAAATCTGCCCAAAGGCTGCCTGTTTTCCCCCAGATGTCCCCACAAGACGGCGGAGTGTGAGAAAATAATACCCATGACAGAGGTTCGTGGGGGATATGTGAGGTGTATACATGCAGATTGA
- a CDS encoding ABC transporter permease → MNQTGAEAAVFQAGKRRSFMNRRTKTIVFAVLIFLVLFGVFLAGRLLSDDRIAADFSQKALKPSLEHPFGTDMLGRDMLVRTIKGLSVSIVVGTVASCVSAVIALIVGVAAATGSSWLDHFINWVIDLVMGIPHTVLLILISFACGKGLKGVLIGVAVTHWTGLARIIRSEVLQIRSQQYIEVSKKLGHSSWWITVHHILPHMVPQFVIGLILMFPHAIMHESSLTFLGFGLPPEQPAIGIILSESMQYLSTGMWWLAFFPGLMLVIIVLLFDRLGENLKKIIDPYSAHE, encoded by the coding sequence ATGAATCAAACAGGAGCTGAGGCAGCAGTTTTCCAGGCCGGAAAACGAAGGAGTTTTATGAACCGGAGAACGAAAACCATTGTGTTTGCGGTTCTCATTTTTCTGGTGCTTTTCGGTGTCTTTTTGGCGGGAAGGCTTTTAAGCGACGACCGGATCGCGGCGGATTTTTCACAGAAAGCCCTGAAGCCTTCTTTGGAGCATCCCTTTGGGACAGATATGTTGGGAAGAGACATGCTGGTGCGGACCATCAAAGGCCTCTCTGTGAGTATTGTGGTGGGAACTGTGGCGTCTTGCGTCAGTGCGGTGATTGCGCTGATTGTGGGTGTTGCGGCAGCTACCGGCTCCTCCTGGCTGGATCATTTTATTAACTGGGTGATCGACCTGGTAATGGGAATTCCCCACACGGTTCTGCTGATCTTGATTTCGTTCGCCTGCGGAAAAGGACTGAAGGGTGTACTGATCGGTGTGGCGGTGACCCACTGGACGGGATTGGCCCGTATCATTCGCAGCGAGGTGCTTCAGATACGTTCCCAGCAGTACATCGAGGTGTCCAAAAAGTTGGGACATTCTAGCTGGTGGATTACCGTTCACCATATCCTGCCTCACATGGTGCCGCAGTTTGTCATCGGATTGATTCTAATGTTTCCCCATGCAATTATGCATGAGTCAAGTTTGACGTTCTTAGGCTTTGGACTGCCCCCGGAGCAGCCGGCCATTGGAATTATTCTGTCAGAGTCCATGCAGTATCTGTCTACCGGAATGTGGTGGCTGGCATTTTTCCCGGGCCTGATGCTGGTCATTATTGTTCTTTTGTTTGACCGGCTAGGGGAGAACTTAAAGAAAATCATAGATCCCTACAGTGCTCATGAATAG
- a CDS encoding ABC transporter permease — MKNKYYLKFTGKYFLRVVTLLIAVSIISFVLVSLSPVDPVQQYVGSVPNVSMEQRAKIAEYWGLNKPPVEQFLAWGKSILHGDFGVSLIYRRPVLDIIQEKFATSLVLMLTAWAFSGILGFAIGCAMGIFNGRWLDRILKKICLIMCSIPTFWIGIVFLMFFSVKLGWFPMGMSVPKGVPADEVTILQRIHHLILPALTLSFLSFANVALHTREKLVDVLESDFVLFAKARGESTWSVLKRHGLRNIMLPAITMQFGSFSELFGGSVLAENVFSYPGLGAAASAAGMGSDIPLLLGITLFSALFVFVGNMLANIIYGVVDPQIREGYHNESNRS; from the coding sequence ATGAAGAACAAGTATTATCTGAAATTTACAGGTAAGTATTTTCTCCGGGTGGTCACTCTTCTGATTGCGGTCAGCATCATTAGCTTTGTGCTGGTGAGCCTCTCGCCGGTGGACCCTGTTCAACAGTATGTGGGCTCCGTGCCAAATGTCAGTATGGAGCAAAGGGCGAAGATCGCGGAATATTGGGGATTGAACAAGCCGCCTGTAGAGCAGTTTTTGGCCTGGGGAAAATCCATCCTTCATGGAGATTTTGGAGTGTCACTGATCTACCGTAGGCCAGTTCTGGACATTATTCAGGAGAAATTTGCCACCTCCTTGGTATTAATGTTGACAGCCTGGGCATTTTCCGGAATTCTGGGCTTTGCTATAGGGTGCGCTATGGGGATTTTCAATGGCCGTTGGCTGGATAGAATTCTGAAAAAGATTTGTCTGATCATGTGCTCTATTCCTACTTTCTGGATTGGCATTGTGTTTTTGATGTTCTTTTCTGTGAAGCTGGGCTGGTTTCCCATGGGTATGAGTGTGCCAAAAGGGGTTCCAGCTGATGAAGTCACGATTCTTCAGAGAATCCATCATTTGATTTTGCCAGCGCTGACCCTGAGTTTCCTTTCCTTTGCCAATGTGGCGCTGCACACCAGAGAGAAGTTGGTAGATGTGTTGGAGAGTGATTTTGTTCTGTTCGCAAAGGCGCGGGGGGAATCTACTTGGAGTGTTTTAAAAAGACATGGATTAAGAAACATCATGCTTCCTGCGATTACCATGCAGTTTGGTTCCTTTAGTGAGCTGTTCGGTGGTTCTGTGTTGGCGGAGAATGTGTTCTCCTATCCGGGACTGGGGGCGGCGGCTTCCGCGGCGGGGATGGGTTCGGACATTCCGCTTCTGTTGGGAATCACACTATTTAGTGCGCTGTTTGTATTCGTGGGAAATATGCTGGCGAACATTATCTACGGAGTTGTAGATCCGCAGATCAGGGAGGGATATCACAATGAATCAAACAGGAGCTGA
- a CDS encoding ABC transporter substrate-binding protein translates to MKKRIKVLTALLCTAALLAGCGGASGDSGTESAAEDTQKKADSEGTEAESEEVSEVTIGFSSEGDSFDPCTGFGYTGSPLYSNLVKVNGDDQLENDLATEYKVSEDALTWTFQIRDDVKFTNGDPLKASDVAFTFNTAKEKATYMDLTMMESCKALNDTTVEFKLTKPCVTFIYTIAQMGIVPENAYSDQFGLETDQIIGSGPYKMAQWDKGQQFILEANKDYYGEQPKIKKAIFLIQEEDARFVSAKAGDLDIALTSATLATTEIEGMHVEEVESVDNRGITLPTVPDERKTTEDGYKIGNNITCDVNVRKALSYGIDREQIIDEALNGFAKPAYSECDGLPWWNEENVIETDVDYANELLEKSGWKDTDGDGIREKDGEKLAFNLMYFAGDSMRQAVAMSVANQAKENMGFDITVEGVSADDTVVRMFSEPMIMGWGSDSPMTSYMLYHSSNAGKTDFYNPEFYTSEKTDEYLDKAMNSLSIEDSYEWWQKAQWDGETGTSMKGEAPWAYYVNMTHLYYVRDGLDIGKQRIHAHGQAWPLIANLAEWTWAE, encoded by the coding sequence ATGAAAAAGAGAATAAAGGTACTGACGGCTCTGCTGTGTACAGCGGCTCTGCTGGCTGGTTGCGGAGGGGCTTCAGGAGATTCCGGAACCGAATCTGCTGCAGAAGATACCCAGAAGAAGGCAGATTCTGAGGGGACAGAGGCTGAGAGTGAAGAAGTTTCAGAGGTGACCATTGGCTTTTCTAGTGAGGGAGATTCCTTTGACCCGTGTACGGGATTCGGCTATACGGGCTCTCCTCTGTATTCAAATTTGGTAAAGGTCAATGGCGATGATCAGCTGGAAAACGATCTTGCCACAGAGTATAAGGTTAGTGAGGATGCTCTGACTTGGACCTTTCAAATTCGAGATGACGTAAAGTTCACCAACGGTGATCCACTGAAGGCATCAGATGTGGCCTTCACTTTCAATACTGCAAAGGAAAAGGCAACCTATATGGATTTGACCATGATGGAAAGCTGCAAGGCTTTGAACGATACTACTGTAGAGTTTAAGCTGACAAAACCCTGTGTGACTTTTATCTACACCATCGCGCAGATGGGAATTGTTCCTGAGAATGCCTACAGCGACCAGTTTGGCCTAGAGACCGATCAGATCATAGGCTCCGGTCCTTATAAGATGGCACAGTGGGACAAGGGCCAGCAGTTCATCCTAGAGGCGAACAAGGATTACTATGGAGAACAGCCGAAGATCAAGAAAGCCATCTTCCTGATTCAAGAGGAGGATGCCAGATTTGTCTCAGCGAAAGCAGGAGATCTGGATATCGCCCTGACCTCTGCGACCCTTGCCACGACAGAGATCGAGGGGATGCATGTGGAGGAGGTAGAGTCTGTGGACAACCGAGGAATTACGCTTCCCACAGTGCCGGATGAAAGAAAGACCACAGAGGATGGCTACAAAATTGGAAACAACATCACCTGCGATGTCAATGTGAGAAAGGCATTAAGCTACGGAATCGACCGGGAACAGATCATCGACGAGGCTTTGAATGGCTTTGCGAAGCCTGCCTACTCAGAGTGTGACGGACTGCCCTGGTGGAACGAGGAAAATGTGATTGAGACAGACGTGGATTACGCCAATGAGCTTTTAGAGAAGTCTGGTTGGAAGGATACCGACGGAGACGGAATTCGTGAGAAGGATGGGGAAAAGCTGGCATTTAATCTAATGTATTTTGCGGGAGATTCCATGCGTCAGGCGGTAGCCATGTCAGTGGCGAACCAGGCAAAGGAAAATATGGGCTTTGACATCACAGTGGAGGGTGTCAGTGCAGATGATACGGTCGTAAGAATGTTCTCAGAGCCGATGATTATGGGTTGGGGGTCTGACAGTCCTATGACTTCCTATATGCTGTATCACAGCAGTAATGCCGGTAAGACGGATTTCTACAATCCGGAATTCTACACCAGTGAGAAGACTGATGAGTATCTGGACAAGGCGATGAACTCCTTGAGCATCGAAGATTCCTATGAGTGGTGGCAGAAAGCACAGTGGGATGGGGAAACCGGTACTTCTATGAAGGGCGAGGCGCCCTGGGCCTACTATGTGAATATGACACATCTTTACTATGTAAGGGACGGACTGGATATCGGAAAACAGAGAATCCACGCCCATGGGCAGGCATGGCCGCTGATTGCCAATCTGGCGGAGTGGACCTGGGCGGAATAA